The segment CTAAGTTAACTGCAATTTTTAAGGACTGATTATGGAGACCAATTGCcagaaaatcattttcttcattttgagcCTTCCCTATCCATACAATTAAGCCTTCTGTTTCAGTAGTACTAAAATTTAAGGATACAGTAGTGAAGTGATGGTTTCTCATTCTGTAATCCGGATCAATGTATTTAATGTAAGAATTACCCATAAATTTTGCagttgaaaatgaaattttgttttcaCAATACCTTCCCTCCCAACCTAAAGTACACAAACAACGGTAAGAAGAAGACTGGTCGGGTACACACAGAGACTGGTGGAGACAAAGATTATTCAAACAGTACGCAGACTGTTCACATGTATTTCCAGCCCAAGGTGGCGAACATTGGCAAGAAAAAGTCGTGCCGTTTACTACACATTCACCCCTATTTCTGCACACGTTGTACCCACAGGCTGTCCCATCACAGTCACCTACATTTGAACCACCTTTTGCTCCTAATTCAGTTAACTGTAGTTCTTGATTATTTATAATTACTTCTCGGATACAACCTTGAAAACCTACAGGTTCATTTGCTATTGCCATGGGATTTACAAGATTTAAGGATGACACTCCTCCTATATAGAAGTCAGTATTTGTGTCCAGGGAGTTCATTTCAGCCTTGGCTTTTTCTGTTACAGTTTTCCCATCCAGATCCAAGTAGCCTTCTGCACCAACTCTTCCTGCTTTAATTACATGCCAAGTACTTCCATTCATATTTACTTTTTGGAGAGTTTCTAGAATGATCGTTCTGTCACCAAGGTTGTAGCGAAGTTGAACAGAACCATTTACTAAAGAGATACATAAAAAATCACctgttaagaaagaaaacaactagTTTAATTAGGAACAGTAAAATGTTACTCCATTAACTACTCTTGCCCTCTCTGGCTGCTTGAATAAGTTTTGGTTTTggaaaagaaagtaacaaaatcTTGATCACAAGTATGTTGGAGACTTTCGTTTCCATTTATAGGTAGAAGTATGCGGGTATACATTCATACACATATCCTCTATTCTTTTGTTCAGGATTTGGCCACATAAGTAGTCCCTAGTTGTAAATATTTCGCACTGAATGAATGTACTGTGGTACCAAGTTACAGTGAGGTTTTGCTTTGATGATTTTAGTTACGGGTGAAAGTGTAAAAATGAGTAAGTTGGATGTTTTACTGCAAGCCACTGATTCTGTTTTTGGCATAAATTGGGGAGGCAGGTAAAAGAAATAAGAGCAGTTGATAGTGGTGCTATGAAAACCCTTTCTTATATTTTATGCTCTCCCAAGTTTCAGCCCTGACCTTGGCATCCAGTTCTGTCTACAAGTACACAAGTACAAATCCCCAGTTGAGAtctctgctctggtgttttaaAGGCACCTCAAGCTCTGGAGCTCATGTCTCCGTTTGTTAACCTCCTCCCGTACGCCTGGCTTCTTCCAGTCTACCTAAACTCAGTGAGTTGAGTGACTCATCCAGTTTTTCAAACCAAAAATTTAGGTGTGATCCTTGATACCATCCTTTCTTTGCTACACACATAACTTATCACAAGATAGTCGATAATCACATGACTTATTAGCATCTTGTTCATTGTAAACATCTCGATTCTGTCTGCTTCGCTCCTGCCACCTTAGTTAAATTTACTGTCATCTCTGGCTTGATCTATTGCTAGAGGCTCCGgactctccttcctttctgattaattttctaatttacGCTGAAGTGAAAGTGATCTTTTCAAATGAAAGTCTGATCATTATGCTACCCTTTAATGGCACTCACTGTTGGGATAAGAACCTACAATCTTTTACATAGCCATCAGGCTCTGTGGGTTCTGGGCCCCTCTCCAGCTTGACCTGGAGTGTATTGCCCCATTCCTCCTCTTTATTCCAGCAACACTGACCTTGTCAGGCTTTCATCACCTTTgtgcatgttttctttttgcGATGCTCCTCCACCTCATCTAGGTAACTGCTACCTACCTTTCAGGTCCCAGATCAAACGCCTCTTCCTCAGTGAAGTCTTCCTTGATTCCCCAGAGTGGGCTAGGTTCTTCCTATTAGTGACTAATAGCAATATGTTTCTCTCCTTCACAATATTTATCTCACTTTATAATTGTACAGGCATGTGTGAACAAATCTGACCTGGCATGTGTATGAAGTTGCAGCGAGGCATCCAGAGGAAAAGTAAATGCAACTCCACATGCCTGGGAAAAGAAGGGAGCCCTTCGAGACCATAGCCAAGTGGTCTACGCAACAAACCATGCAGAAAGCTTCCTCAAGACAGCATTTCCCTTCCCCCTAGCACTTCACAACCAGTAAaacattctttcctttcctttcccaggGAAGTTTCTTGGCACATACTCCTATTCTCTTCCCCCTTCCTCAATGCCGCGCTGTCTCACCTCCCTCCTGCAAACAGCGTCCTTCCTTTCTGCTCCCCCTGCTGGTCCGCACAGACCGTGCAGGTCGGTGGGGAGACCTGGCAGCTAGGGTCGTCCTCCTAACATTTCCACCTGAGAAAAGTGTACGAGCCCATGCAAAGTATGATTCTCTGGTTTAATCATTTTCGTCAGAGAGAATTTCTAGTCAATATAATCTCTGTTATTACATCTGTCATTATCTGATTAGTAGCTGACTCATCCACCAGCTCAGAAGCTTCATGAgaacagggtgtgtgtgtgatttgGCTGATAGtttatccccagcacctggcacagcactgagcacataattagatgctcaataaataattggtgaattAAGAATACCTTTACATGAAGGTGGGGTGGATGATTTGGAGTATTTTTCAAATACTAGTTTTCGgctgaaagcaaaaaataaaacatctttttcacataataatatgtaaattgtttttcaaaagctTCCTAACAAATGGAAAAAACTCAAGTTTATTTTCTAACATCAACAGCATTTTAAGTCtaaggaaagagaagcagcatTATACACTTAGGttatataagaaaaaattgaatacaaattgaatcatttaaattttttataccACAAGAAACTAGAACAATGAAACATAATTgatattaagttttaaaaatttatagcattCTGAGTATACTTTGTGGCCTGCCAGTGGCTAAAACCAATTCTCTTTCTCAGGATTATGGAAGGAGTTTTTCTTGCTACTTGTGTTGTAGAGTGTCCTATAGTAAACAATCTTACAGTGAAGAGCTACACTGGAATAAAAAGAATCTAAAAACTGATTCGGAAGGCTGAAGCTGGGATCTGCGACATCGCTGGTCAAGTTGCCAACCAGCAGAAAGAGCAAGGAGAGTAGCTGCTGCCAAGGAAGGCTTATTGTAACATGGCTTTGCTGCTGTGTTCTTGTCTTATGAAgagttggcaaaaaaaaaaaaaaaagggggggtttctctccttctgtggcCTTGGAAGCTAAAATTGCTCTTGTAGCTGAATTAGCAACTTTTTGTCATGCGGGCCTTTTAGTTGACTAGAATATGGTGCTGTAGTCACGGGTCATGAGTTCAGATTGACATTAAAGTAAATGTTAAAAGTCCACCGCTAGTGGACAGTCCTTACCAGGAACAGCTCGTAAATGATTGAAAGATCATGAATGAATTCACTTCGGCTACTACCGTGCCTGGGCCGGGCCCTCCGTCCGTGCTGCCCTTGCCCACACCCATCCCCTGCCTTCCCCAGTGCACATCACAGGTCAAAGAGACCTGTAGGACCTAACATTTGGGAAGAGATACAGGTGCAGCCTATTAgggaagttttatatttttctctagagaaggaaagcaaaggtaatattaactaattttatttgtcttttattgtt is part of the Equus caballus isolate H_3958 breed thoroughbred chromosome 20, TB-T2T, whole genome shotgun sequence genome and harbors:
- the LOC106782289 gene encoding protein eyes shut homolog; this translates as MNGSTWHVIKAGRVGAEGYLDLDGKTVTEKAKAEMNSLDTNTDFYIGGVSSLNLVNPMAIANEPVGFQGCIREVIINNQELQLTELGAKGGSNVGDCDGTACGYNVCRNRGECVVNGTTFSCQCSPPWAGNTCEQSAYCLNNLCLHQSLCVPDQSSSYRCLCTLGWEGRYCENKISFSTAKFMGNSYIKYIDPDYRMRNHHFTTVSLNFSTTETEGLIVWIGKAQNEENDFLAIGLHNQSLKIAVNLGESISVPVIYSNGTFCCNKWHHVIVSQNQTLIKAYLDDNLILSEDIDPHKKFVALNYDGISYLGGFEYGRKVNTVTEEIFKRDFVGKIKDVFFQDSKKIELIKSEGYNVYNGDEQN